The Terriglobus roseus region ATTGCCACGCATTTGCCGCAGAAATAAAGCAAACCGCGCCACCGCAAAGCCCACGCCCATCAGCGCGAGCCCGGTACGTATCCACGCTAGGAAGGTGCGTTCCGCTGCAAAGTAAATGCGCGGATCATCCTGCGGCAAATCTGCCATCAACAACGCTCCTGAAAGCGACGCTAGACGCGGCCCGCGAACTCCTTCGTCTCGGGCGCCACCTTGATCTTGTCGCCCTCTTTCACAAACGCGGGCACCTGCACCACCGCGCCGGTTTCCAGCGTCGCAGGCTTGTACGTAACGCCAGTAGCGGTATCGCCCTTGAAGCCCGGCTCCGTCTCTTTCACAACCAGTTCCACATGGATCGGCAACTGGAGACCAATGGGATTGCCTTCAAACTTTTCAATCTGAACCGCGGTGCCTTCCAGCAGCCAGTCCAGCGCATCGCCCAGCATTTCGTTGTTCAACTGCAGCGTCTCGAAGCTGGTCTGATCCAGGAAGTAAGCGCCATCGTTATCGCTATAGAGGAACGTGGCCTCGACATCTTCCAGATCGGGTTCCTTGAACTTTTCGTCGGCCTTGAAGGTCTTATCGAAAACCGCACGCGTCAGCAGGTTGCGCATCTTCAAGCGCACCAGCGTCTGCCCGCCACGCGCCGTCGGCGTGGAGATTTCCTTATCGAGGCAGTGATACGGCACGCCTTCCAACTCAAAATACATCTTGCGCTTAACGTCGATGGCCTCGATCAGTCCTGCCATGGTTCTCTTCTCCCAAATGCTTAAAAGCCACATCCAGCATAGCGGAAGCGAAGATGCGCCTGCTGGCGTCTAATGGTCTGGTATGCCAGAACTGCCTGAAGTCGAAACCGTTGCCAATGGCGTGAACGAGCGCGTACGGGGCGCACGCATCGACGCTGTCACCATTGGTCCGCACAAAGAACCACTAAAATCCACGCCATCACACATCGAAGAAACGCTCACTGGAGCGAAGATCGAGCACGTCCGCCGTGTAGGCAAAACCATCGTGATGGACGTGAAGCAGCGCAACAAAAAGCCTGCTCAGGCAACCATCCACCTCGGCATGACAGGCCGCCTGCTGGTCTCGCAGCGCGACGTCCCCGTGCCTCCGCACACCCATGTAAACATTCA contains the following coding sequences:
- the efp gene encoding elongation factor P codes for the protein MAGLIEAIDVKRKMYFELEGVPYHCLDKEISTPTARGGQTLVRLKMRNLLTRAVFDKTFKADEKFKEPDLEDVEATFLYSDNDGAYFLDQTSFETLQLNNEMLGDALDWLLEGTAVQIEKFEGNPIGLQLPIHVELVVKETEPGFKGDTATGVTYKPATLETGAVVQVPAFVKEGDKIKVAPETKEFAGRV